From a single Mycolicibacterium mengxianglii genomic region:
- a CDS encoding YbaB/EbfC family nucleoid-associated protein, with product MQPGGAPDMSALLAQAQQMQQQLMEAQEKLANTEVHGQAGGGLVQVTLKGSGEVVAVAIDPKVVDPDDVETLQDLIVGALADASHQVSILAQSRLGPLAGGMGDALGLPGF from the coding sequence ATGCAGCCAGGAGGCGCGCCCGACATGTCGGCGCTGCTGGCTCAGGCCCAGCAGATGCAACAGCAGCTGATGGAAGCCCAGGAGAAGCTCGCGAACACCGAGGTGCACGGCCAGGCCGGTGGCGGGTTGGTGCAGGTGACCCTCAAGGGCAGCGGCGAGGTCGTCGCAGTGGCGATCGATCCCAAGGTCGTCGACCCCGACGACGTCGAGACGTTGCAGGACCTCATCGTCGGCGCGCTGGCGGATGCTTCCCACCAGGTGAGCATCCTGGCGCAGAGCCGGTTGGGACCGCTGGCCGGCGGGATGGGCGACGCCCTGGGATTGCCGGGATTCTGA
- a CDS encoding Rv3717 family N-acetylmuramoyl-L-alanine amidase, whose translation MPACLRVGATMAAGVLVAASVATATPAAAAPTNVAGKIVFLDPGHNGANDGSISRQVATGRGGTKDCQASGTSTDDGYPEHSFTWETTLRIRQALNALGVRTAMSRGNDNALGPCVDERAAMANQLRPNAIVSIHADGGPPTGRGFHVLYSSPPLNDAQAGPSVRFAQLMRDQLQASGIPPSNYIGSGGLNPRSDIAGLNLAQYPSILVELGNMKNPADQTLIKSPEGRQKYADAVVRGIAAFLATS comes from the coding sequence CTGCCAGCCTGTCTTCGTGTCGGGGCCACGATGGCCGCCGGCGTGCTCGTCGCCGCATCCGTGGCGACCGCGACCCCCGCCGCCGCCGCGCCCACCAATGTCGCCGGGAAGATCGTCTTCCTCGATCCCGGACACAACGGCGCCAACGACGGCTCGATCAGCCGACAGGTGGCGACGGGCCGGGGCGGCACGAAAGACTGCCAGGCCAGCGGCACGTCCACCGACGACGGATACCCCGAACACTCGTTCACCTGGGAGACGACCCTGCGGATCCGGCAGGCGCTCAACGCGCTCGGGGTCCGCACCGCGATGTCCCGCGGCAACGACAACGCGCTGGGCCCCTGCGTCGACGAACGGGCCGCGATGGCCAACCAATTGCGGCCCAACGCCATCGTCTCGATCCACGCCGACGGCGGCCCACCCACCGGCCGCGGGTTCCACGTGCTGTACTCGTCGCCGCCGCTCAACGACGCCCAGGCCGGCCCTTCGGTGCGCTTCGCCCAACTGATGCGCGACCAGCTGCAGGCCTCCGGTATCCCGCCGTCGAACTACATCGGCTCGGGCGGCCTGAACCCGCGCTCGGACATCGCCGGGCTGAACCTGGCGCAATACCCCTCGATCCTGGTCGAGCTCGGAAACATGAAGAATCCGGCGGATCAGACGCTGATCAAGTCTCCCGAGGGCCGGCAGAAGTACGCCGACGCCGTGGTGCGCGGTATCGCCGCATTCCTCGCGACGAGCTGA
- a CDS encoding SRPBCC family protein, producing the protein MGQVSAASTILINATPEAVLAAVADYRNVRPKILSSHYSEYQVLEGGQGAGTVVSWKLQATKSRVRQVKATVDVAGRTVIEKDANSSLITNWTVAPAGTGSTVTTKTSWTGAGGVKGFFEKTFAPLGLKKIQAEVLENLKKQLEG; encoded by the coding sequence ATGGGACAGGTCAGCGCGGCCAGCACGATCCTGATCAACGCCACGCCGGAAGCGGTGCTCGCCGCTGTCGCCGATTACCGCAACGTCCGACCCAAGATCCTGTCCTCGCACTACAGCGAGTATCAGGTGCTCGAGGGCGGACAGGGCGCGGGCACCGTCGTCAGCTGGAAACTGCAGGCGACCAAATCCCGCGTCCGCCAGGTGAAAGCCACCGTCGACGTCGCCGGACGCACCGTCATCGAGAAGGACGCGAACTCCTCGCTGATCACGAATTGGACGGTGGCCCCGGCCGGTACGGGATCAACGGTCACCACCAAGACCTCCTGGACCGGTGCCGGCGGGGTGAAGGGCTTCTTCGAGAAGACGTTCGCGCCGCTGGGCCTGAAGAAGATCCAGGCCGAGGTGCTGGAGAACCTGAAGAAGCAGCTCGAGGGGTAG